In the Phaeobacter gallaeciensis genome, one interval contains:
- a CDS encoding ABC transporter permease produces the protein MAGYILKRLMSAIPVLFGISIIVFVIMAMIPGDPATAILGSYATPENVEKLNRDLGLDQPMVQRYFIWLGNMLQGDFGRSFSLNRAVLDEVLDRFGATLVLAGTSFVLCSILGIAAGVVSAARQYGLADKAITFAVLLGISIPSFFLGMMMILIFAVKLRWFPVSGMWPIYGARDLSALISHLTLPALALAVVATGVIARLSRSAMLEVLRQDFIRTARAKGVHERSVIWRHALRAAMVGIIPVLGVQAGFVLSGAVYIEMVFQWPGVGRMLVDAILKRDILLVQGGVVFVAACYVLFNIAVDVAQSMLDPRIKT, from the coding sequence ATGGCGGGCTATATTCTGAAACGGCTGATGTCGGCGATACCTGTGCTGTTTGGTATTTCCATCATCGTCTTTGTCATCATGGCGATGATCCCCGGTGATCCGGCCACGGCCATTCTGGGCTCCTATGCCACGCCGGAGAATGTTGAGAAACTGAACCGGGATCTGGGTCTCGATCAGCCGATGGTGCAGCGGTATTTCATCTGGCTTGGCAATATGCTGCAGGGTGATTTCGGCCGCAGCTTCTCTCTGAACCGTGCCGTGCTGGACGAGGTTCTGGACCGCTTTGGCGCCACTCTGGTTCTGGCTGGTACCTCCTTTGTGCTGTGTTCCATTCTTGGCATCGCTGCGGGCGTTGTTTCCGCGGCGCGCCAATACGGTCTGGCGGACAAGGCGATTACCTTTGCCGTGCTTCTGGGGATTTCCATCCCGTCGTTTTTTCTGGGCATGATGATGATCCTGATCTTTGCCGTGAAGCTGCGCTGGTTTCCCGTGTCGGGCATGTGGCCCATTTACGGCGCCCGCGATCTCTCTGCGCTGATCAGCCATCTGACCCTGCCCGCGCTGGCGCTGGCGGTGGTGGCGACCGGGGTGATTGCCCGGCTGTCGCGTTCGGCCATGCTGGAGGTGCTGCGACAGGATTTCATCCGCACCGCGCGGGCCAAGGGCGTGCATGAACGCTCGGTGATCTGGCGCCACGCCCTGCGCGCGGCCATGGTCGGCATCATCCCGGTTCTGGGGGTGCAGGCGGGCTTCGTGCTGTCGGGCGCGGTCTATATCGAAATGGTGTTTCAGTGGCCGGGTGTCGGGCGGATGCTGGTCGATGCCATCCTGAAACGCGACATTCTGCTGGTGCAGGGCGGCGTGGTCTTTGTGGCAGCCTGTTACGTGCTGTTCAACATCGCGGTCGATGTCGCCCAAAGCATGCTGGATCCAAGGATCAAGACATGA